GAATTCGGTCTGGGTAATAGTGCCCGCGTCGAGCCACTCTTTGAGCTGGCGCAGGGTATCGAGGGGAGACGGGTCTTTTTCCATACAAGGCAGCGGTTGGGGCTATGGGGCCGGGGGTTATTTACGGTCCAGGGCCGACAAACGGTCACGCCGCTTTTGCAGCTGAATTTTGCGCAGTTCCATCTGCTGGCCGTTGGTGACGAGCTTCACGGAGTCTTCGCGGGCCTTGAGGGCGTTGCTGGCGTTGGTTTGCTTTAGGGCCTCAATGCGGGCCAGGTTGCTGGTGGTATTGGCTTCCAGGGTGGAAATTTCCTTTTGCAGGCGTTCCTTTTCCTTTTCGGCTTCCTTCAGCTGCTTTTCGGCTTCGGCAATCTTCTCCTTATAAGCCTTCTGGCGGGCGGCAACAGCAAAGCTCTGCCCCATGGTGCGCAGGGCGGCAAACTCGGTTGTGGTCTTGTCCGGATCCAGGAAAGTATCGGGGCCGAAAGCGGCGAAAATAGACAGCTCCGAGGTCGTATCCGAGGGCGAGGTAATCATCGAGTAAAAGTCGATGAGCTTGCCCGACACGCTGGAAGCCGGTGTCTGCTTGGCGGCCAGCACGTCTTTTTTGCCGACGCCAAAGACTCCGTCGCCCTTGAGGCGGATGTTGTAGGTGTCCTTAATCCAGGACTGCCAGAAGTCGCGCGTCCAGGCGGCGGTGCCTTCCACCTGCACTTTAACGGCGGCCCGCTCCTTTTTCTCGAAGTTGACGCTGCTGGTGCGGGCTTCGTAGAGCTGGGCGCTGGCCTGCGGGGCCGCAAAGCCGACTAACCCGGCCAGCGCAAGAGTTGCGAAGAAGAATTTCATAGGAAAAGAATATCAGGCAGTAAAGAAAGCAGCCGGGGCCGCGAACTAGTAAATATCGTGCCGTTCGAAGGCAGCCTGCAAATCCTGGCGCATCTGGGTGAAGCGCAGCACGGCGGCGGCAATGAACTCGTCGTCGAGCAGCTCGCGCACCTCGGCCTCGCTGGTCACGTCCATTTCGCTCACTTTGTAGGTTTGCTCGAAAGGCCCTTTTTCGAGCTTGATGAGATATTTCCCATTCCAGGAGAAGAGCGTGATTTTGGCTTCCGGATGCGGAATATCGGCGAGCTGGCGCATAGCAGCAGGGGTTGGCACTGGGTTGAACGGGCGAAGATAGGCAGCCCCGCGCAACTCCCTTGCCGGCAAGCTCGGCATAACACCCGCCCAGGGGCCGCGTACAAAACTCACATCCGATTATTGTCTCACCTAACTCCCACTTGCATCATGCCACAAGGAGATAAATCAGCTTATACCGACAAGCAAAAGCGGCAGGCCGAGCACATTGAGGAAAGCTACGAAAAGCGCGGCCTCTCGGAAGAAGAAGCCGAAAGCCGTGCCTGGGCCACCGTCAACAAGCAGGACGGCGGCGGCAAAAAGAGCGGCTCGGGCCGCAAGAAAGCCGACGATAAATAAGGCGACTCTTCTTGACCACTCGTAACCGTAAAAGGGCCTCTCCTATCCTGAAGAGGCCCTTTTGCAATTTTCGTTGGTAGCCGTTTCGGTAAAACACCGCACCGGCTAACTAACTGTATGCAGGATGGCGTAGAGTGAGGCCACCGAAATAACTACCCACAGCAGCACGGCCTGCACAAAGGGCCGTACACCTACCGAGCGCAGCACTTGGGCCGAGAGCCCAGCCCCAATCAGGAACAAAGTCAGCGTCAGGCCGATTTTGGCCAGCTTCACGGCTACCGGCGCCAGGGGCTGCAGGGCCGGCACGTAGGTATTGAGCAGCATGGCCCCGATAAATCCCAGAATGAAATAAGGTAGCTTAAGCTTGGCGCCGGGCGTTTTGAAAAGAAAGGCCGTACCCAGAGCCACCGGGATAATCCACAGGGCGCGGGCCAGCTTCACGGTGGTGGCAATCTGTAGGGCCTGGTCGCCGTAATGGCTGGCTGCGCCCACCACCGAGCTGGTATCATGAATGGCAAGGGCGCACCAGAGGCCAAACTGGTTTTGGCTCAGGTGCAGCTCGTGGCCCAGCGCCGGAAACACGAACAGGGCAATGGAATTGAGGATAAATACCGCACCCAGGGCCACCGACATCTGCGACTCGTCGGCTTTGAGCACCGGGCCCACGGCGGCAATGGCGCTGCCCCCGCAAATGGCGGTGCCGCTGGCAATAAGGTGGGAAGTTTTAGGATTCAGTTTCAGCCAACGGCCCAGAAAATACCCCAGCACTAGCGTAGTGCCGATGGAGGCCACTGTAAACAGGACACCTTCGCGCCCGGCCTGCACTGCCGCCTGGGCATTCATGCCGAAGCCCAGCCCGATAACCGACCACTGCAGCAGCTTGCTGGTCACTTTGCGGCTCAAGCTCAGGAATGGATTACCGACGACTAAAGCCACTAACAGCCCGAGCAGCAACGCCAGGGGCGGAGAACCCAGCGGCGACACGCACACCAGCACGGCCCCAGCAAAAATCAGCTGTTGGAGCGTGACGGGTAAGCCAAAAATGAAGAAAGGTTGCGTTAGGAAAGCCGCAAACGCGCTGCGGGCTTCCGCCGGGTGGGGCAGTACGGGTGGGGCGGGGTGGGAAACTTTCACGGGTGGGGCGGTAGCAATAACTACCCCAAAAGTACGCCGACCCCACCCCTTTCGATAATCAAAAATGATTATCAGTTATTACTTTAGGTTATACTAATCCGTGCTCAGCGTTTGTTGGGCATACAGCAGGAAGCGCCGGGCCGGCACTGCCAGCGGCTGCCCTTGCAGCCACACGGCCTCAAACTGCCGCTTTAAGCTCAGATTTTCGACGGGCACAATTTCCAGTCGGCTGGCTTCGATATCCTTCTTCAAGGCTTGCTTGGAAATAAACCCCAGACAGTGAGAAGCCGCCTCCAGGTAAGACTTAATAGCTTCGGTGTTGTCGAGGTAGAGGGCAATCTGTAAATCGGCCAGCTTGATTTTCTGAGCCCGTAGGGCAAACTCCAGCACTTCCAAAGTACCCGAGCCCCGCTCCCGCAGCACCAAAGGGTGACGCATGGCTTCGGCCAAGGGCAGCGGCACCTGGGGCGGCCCGGTGAGCGTGGCCCGGCGCACAGCTACCAGCTCGTCGTCCAGCACGGGCTCATAGTGCAGGTCGCGATTTTTAACCTGACCCTCCACGAAGCCCAGGTCGATGTGGCCGTAGAGCAGGGATTCGGCAATTTGCTCGGAGTTGCCATTGTAGAGCGTCAGCTCGACGTGGGGGTAGCGGGCCTGGAAGCCGGGCAGAATGGGCGGCAACACGTATTGGGCCAGCGTGGTACTGGCGCCCAGGCGCAGGCGGCCGGCCGCTTCGGCGTGCAGGCCGTGGAGCTGGTCGGTGAGTTGCTGGTGCAGGGTTTCGACGGCGTCGGCGTGGGTAAGCAGCAGGCGGCCGGCTTCGGTGAGGGTAACACGGTTGCCGCGGCGCTCAAACAGCCGCTGCCCGTAGCTGCGCTCCAGCTCCCGGATATGCTTGGTAATGGCAGGCTGGGTGATAAACAGCTCCTGGGCGGCTTTGGTGAAGCTTAGGTGTCGGGCCACCGACTGAAAAACGCGAAGACGAAAATCGGGCATGGCTGCAAGGTAGGGCTAGTTATTAGTTGTTGGTTGTCCGTTGTCAGTCAGCAGAGCTGTCATCCTGTGTTCCAGATGACAGACAACTAATTGGCTAATCGAACACCTAACAACGGGCAACTAACAACCAACAACTAGCCCTACCTTGCACTTGCAATTCCCACTTCCACCTTTCCCAATGAGAAAACCTTTCCTTGCCGCGCTGGCCTTTCTGCCCCTGGCCGCCGCGGCCCAACAATCGGTACTGACGCCGGAGAAGCTCTGGCAGCTGGGCCGCCTGGGCGAAATGCAGGTGTCGCCGGACCAGAAAATGGTGGCCTTCACCGTGACGCGCTATAGCCTGGGTGATAACAAGGGCAGCGCCGATATCTACCTGGTGCCCGTGGCCGGCGGCGCCGTAAAGCAGCTGACCAACACGCCGGCCGTTTCCGAAAACACGCTGAACTGGCGGCCCGACGGCAAGCTCACCTTCCTCTCGGGCGAAGGCGGCACCGACCAACTCTACGTCATTAACGCCGACGGCTCGGGCAAGCAGCAGCTTAGCCAGTTTCCGAAAGAGGGCCTGAGCAACCTCAAGTACGCGCCCAAGGGCAACTTTATCCTCTACACCCAGGACGTGAAAACGGGCAAGGAGGTCAAGGACTGGTACCCCGACCTGCCCAAGGCCGACGCTCGCATCATCGACGACTTGAACTACCGCCACTGGAACGTGTGGGACGACTACAAGGTCTCCCACGTGTTCTTTCAGCCCGTCGGGGCCGATGGCAAGCCGACCGGCTACGGCAAGGACGCCATGCAGGGCGAGAAGTTTGATGCGCCCCTGCAGCCCCTGGCGGGCTCCGAGCAGCTGGCCTTTTCCCCCGACGGCTACTCGGTGGCTTACACCTCGCGCAAGCTCACGGGCAAGGCCGAGGCCGAAAGTACCAACTCCGACATCTACCTCTACAGCATCCGGGACGGCAAAACTGAAAACCTGAGCCAAGGCTTGGAAGGCTACGACATTGAGCCTGTGTTTTCGCCCGACGGCTCGAAAGTAGCCTGGCTGAGCATGGCCACGCCGGGCTTCGAGTCGGACCGCAACGGCATTGTGGTCTACGACTTCAAGACCAAGCAGCGCGAGGATATTACCAAGGGCTCGGAGCAGGCCGCGGCCAATATCCGCTGGAGCGCCGACGGCAAAACCATCTACTTCGCCAGCGTCATTCAGGGCACCGACCAGATTTTCTCGGTGCCCAGCAAAGGTGGCAAAGTCAAGCAGCTCACCAAGGGCGCTCAGAACTACAACTCGTTTGAGCTGGCCGGCAAAGACCAGGTTATTGCCAACAAAACCACCATCAGCAGCCCCGCCGACCTAGTGCGCGTGGATCTGAAAACCGGCAAGGAAACCCCGCTAACATCTATCAACAAGGACGAGCTGGGCGGCCTGAAGATGGGCAAGGTGGAAAGCCGGCAGGTAACGACCACCGACGGCAAGCAAATGCTGGTCTATGTCATCTACCCGCCCGACTTCGACCCAAGCAAGAAATATCCGACCCTACTCTACTGCCAGGGTGGCCCCCAGAGCCCGGTCACCCAGAGCTTTAGCTACCGTTGGAACTTCCAGCTGATGGCCGCCAACGGCTACATCGTGGTGGCCCCAAACCGCCGCGGCCTACCGGGCTTCGGCACCGAGTGGAACAACAGCATCAGCGGCGACTGGGGCGGGCAGCCCATCCGGGACTACCTCTCGGCCATTGACGACGTGAGCAAGGAGGCCTACGTAGACAAGGACCGCCGCGGCTGCGTGGGGGCTTCGTACGGGGGCTACTCGGTGTATTACCTGGCGGGTCATCACCAGGGTCGGTTCAAGACCTTTATTGCCCACGCTGGCCTGTTTAACCTAACCAGCTGGTACCCCAGCACCGAGGAAATGTTCTTTGCCAAGCACGACATCGGGGCTGCACCCTGGGAAATGCCGCAGCACAAGAGCTACACCGACTTTAATCCCCAGCAGTTCGTGGGCAAGTGGGATACGCCCATCCTGGTAATTCACGGCGGCAAGGACTTCCGGGTACCCGAGGGCCAGGGCATGGAAGCCTTCGGCTCGGCCCAGCTGCGCGGCATCCCCAGCCGCTTTTTGTACTTCCCCGGCGAAGGCCACTGGATTCAGAAGCCCCAGAACGCGGTGCTCTGGAACCGGGTGTTTTTCGACTGGCTGGGCCGCACGCTCAAGCCCGACGCTCAAGCGGCAAAGTAACCCGACCCAACCGCCTAACGACAGACCCTGCCGACTCCGGTGGGGTCTGTTTCTTTTTTGGGTTACTGATTTTGCTGTCCTATCTTTTGGTGTCTATTTCTATAAGTCTATTATCCCATGCGCCTTCCTCTGCTACGTACCCTCCTATTGCCCGGTCTGCTGACAGCTTATTCGGGCTATGTGCAGGGCCAGATGATTTATCATCCGCAACTTTATCAGCCGCAAAACTTCCACCAATTATACTCGCCAACTCAGCATCAGGCTACAAGGCAAATAGTAGTGGCGCCGACGATTCCCATCGATGCTGACGGCTCTATTAGGCCCGAACCCGACTCCGCTACCCGGCACCAGTATGTCCGCCATCGGGTGCGCTCAGTGCTGAAAACCCGCCTCAATAAACAGGGCGAAGTACTAGACACTATTGAGTACCTCACCATTGACGAACAAGGCCGCTGGACGCAAGTAAACACCTGGAAAGGTCAGGTGCAGCGGCAATGGAGCTATAACAGTGCCGGCCAGTGCACGGCGCTAATAGAGCACCCCCGGTCGGCCCGCCCCTACACCGTTATCAGTACCTACAATCCTGCGCTGCAACGGGGCCACCAGGAAGTACTCCAGCGCAACGGCACCCACACCCTGGTTCAGGAAAAGCAGCTCTACCACAGCGGCGACACGCTGCTGACCGAAATAAAGGCCCACGAGCTGCAAGTAGGCAACTATTACTACCCGAAGTATGTGCAGCGCAGCCTGCGCCTGGCCCTTCATCCCGACACGACGCTGAGCCTGACTTACTTTTACAACAAAGACCAGCAAATCAGCAGCCACCAGTTCGATTATCTGCTCTACCAGCGCGGCCGTTTATTCGAAACGGGCAAAATAACGCTGCCCAAACCCGGCCCAGAAACGAAAGCTGCCGGCGCGGCAATGCTGGCCCCGGAGCAGGCAGTGGCAGCCCTGCGGCGGGGAACCGGGCTTCAGCCCCAGAACCGCCGTTTCTACGACTCCCAGCGCCGCCTTATTCGGGAGGAATTCACGAAGTCGAATGATTCCCCTTCTTTTCGTAGTACCGTCCGCTACACGTATAACAACCTGGGCCAGCTCATCGGCCGCGAAAGTGGCTTTACTAGTGCCGGTGCGTCTGCCCTTTCCACCTACACGGTATACTCCTATTTAGAATCTGGGCTCCTGGCGGGTGAAACCACAAATGCCCGCACCGGCGCCCGCACTTTTTACCAGTACCACTATCAGTACTACGACTAAGGCGCCCCTCCGCTAACAGCCAGCACAGCAATGGAAACCCTGATTTCCTGTTGCCCTCGTTTCGGCCAGTAGCACAGCCTGTTTTGGCGTGGCAGCTGAAAGCCAGCACCAGCAAATAAGCGGGGTAATTTGCCAGGGATGCAACGCAGCTGGGGTCAGGTAAGTACAGGGTATATTCCGTCCACACCTGACCGTTGCTGCCTCTATTCTAACCCACCGTGCCTATTCGCCTGCTTGTTCTCTGCGCCCTGCTACTTGGCTGCTGGCTACCGGCCCGGGCCCAGGCTCCCGATGCCACCGCCGATGACCAGACCGTACTCGACACGCTGTTCCTGCAGGACGAGAATCACCGGCACGTGTCGGAGGTGTACCGCTACTACACCGAGCCGTTTGCGGTAAAGCCCAGCCCCGAGCGGGCCGACAGCCTGTGGCAGGCCGGGGCTTTCCGGCCTGGCCGTTGGCACAAGGCGCTTAGTCTGGGTTTTCTGCACCAGCGCGTGTGGGTACGCATTGCCGTAGCCAATACGTCGAGTCAGCGCAGCCGCTACGTGTGGAGTATCTACAATTTCACCGACAGCGCCACGCTCTACTTCCGGCCCAATGGCTCCGAGCAGTTTCGGCGGGTACAGGCCAGTTCCTGGCAGGAAGCCGATAAACGTCCTTTCCCGGCCCGGTCCCTGAGCTTCCCCTTCGTTCTGGAAGCCGGGCAGCGGGCCGTGCTATACCTGCGCGTCGACCACCGGGCCGGGGCCCTGTACCTGCCCACCTACATCGAAACGACTGAGCAGTTTCTGGCTTCGGAAGTCGAGGCCCCGTTCGAGCGGTACTGGATTTGGCTGCTGGGCTTTTACGTAAGCAGCGCTTTGTTCAATCTGGTGCTGTTTACCTTCCTGCGCGACCGAATCCACATCTGGTACGTGGCCTACGTGGTGTGTATCACGCTTTTCCTGCTGATGGAAGACGGATTCGACGCCTGGGTGCTGCCCGCGGGGCTTTACCGCCTGGTGTGGACGGTAGGACAATTCAATTTCCTGCTGCTGGCCGCCGCCTGCGGCGTGCAGATTATGCAGTCCTTCCTGGGCCTGCGGGCCAGCTGGCCCCGGCTCTACCGCGTGGGCAACTGGCTGGCGGGCCTAGCGGCAGTATTTGTGCTGGTGTATGCGCTGCTGTTTCCGCGGGCTGTGCAAGCCGGGCCTACTTTTCCGACTATACTCAACGGGCTGCGGGAAGTACTCTTGGGAGCCTTGGCTATGTATAGCTGGGTAACGCTACTGGGCGTGCTGTTGTCGCGCCGGCGCCGACAGCTGGGCGCCTACTACGCCCTGACGTACTCCTTCTTTTTCGTGGGTTTTATGCTGTTTTGGCT
Above is a genomic segment from Hymenobacter cellulosivorans containing:
- a CDS encoding YeiH family protein, yielding MKVSHPAPPVLPHPAEARSAFAAFLTQPFFIFGLPVTLQQLIFAGAVLVCVSPLGSPPLALLLGLLVALVVGNPFLSLSRKVTSKLLQWSVIGLGFGMNAQAAVQAGREGVLFTVASIGTTLVLGYFLGRWLKLNPKTSHLIASGTAICGGSAIAAVGPVLKADESQMSVALGAVFILNSIALFVFPALGHELHLSQNQFGLWCALAIHDTSSVVGAASHYGDQALQIATTVKLARALWIIPVALGTAFLFKTPGAKLKLPYFILGFIGAMLLNTYVPALQPLAPVAVKLAKIGLTLTLFLIGAGLSAQVLRSVGVRPFVQAVLLWVVISVASLYAILHTVS
- a CDS encoding LysR substrate-binding domain-containing protein; this translates as MPDFRLRVFQSVARHLSFTKAAQELFITQPAITKHIRELERSYGQRLFERRGNRVTLTEAGRLLLTHADAVETLHQQLTDQLHGLHAEAAGRLRLGASTTLAQYVLPPILPGFQARYPHVELTLYNGNSEQIAESLLYGHIDLGFVEGQVKNRDLHYEPVLDDELVAVRRATLTGPPQVPLPLAEAMRHPLVLRERGSGTLEVLEFALRAQKIKLADLQIALYLDNTEAIKSYLEAASHCLGFISKQALKKDIEASRLEIVPVENLSLKRQFEAVWLQGQPLAVPARRFLLYAQQTLSTD
- a CDS encoding S9 family peptidase, which encodes MRKPFLAALAFLPLAAAAQQSVLTPEKLWQLGRLGEMQVSPDQKMVAFTVTRYSLGDNKGSADIYLVPVAGGAVKQLTNTPAVSENTLNWRPDGKLTFLSGEGGTDQLYVINADGSGKQQLSQFPKEGLSNLKYAPKGNFILYTQDVKTGKEVKDWYPDLPKADARIIDDLNYRHWNVWDDYKVSHVFFQPVGADGKPTGYGKDAMQGEKFDAPLQPLAGSEQLAFSPDGYSVAYTSRKLTGKAEAESTNSDIYLYSIRDGKTENLSQGLEGYDIEPVFSPDGSKVAWLSMATPGFESDRNGIVVYDFKTKQREDITKGSEQAAANIRWSADGKTIYFASVIQGTDQIFSVPSKGGKVKQLTKGAQNYNSFELAGKDQVIANKTTISSPADLVRVDLKTGKETPLTSINKDELGGLKMGKVESRQVTTTDGKQMLVYVIYPPDFDPSKKYPTLLYCQGGPQSPVTQSFSYRWNFQLMAANGYIVVAPNRRGLPGFGTEWNNSISGDWGGQPIRDYLSAIDDVSKEAYVDKDRRGCVGASYGGYSVYYLAGHHQGRFKTFIAHAGLFNLTSWYPSTEEMFFAKHDIGAAPWEMPQHKSYTDFNPQQFVGKWDTPILVIHGGKDFRVPEGQGMEAFGSAQLRGIPSRFLYFPGEGHWIQKPQNAVLWNRVFFDWLGRTLKPDAQAAK
- a CDS encoding sensor histidine kinase — protein: MPIRLLVLCALLLGCWLPARAQAPDATADDQTVLDTLFLQDENHRHVSEVYRYYTEPFAVKPSPERADSLWQAGAFRPGRWHKALSLGFLHQRVWVRIAVANTSSQRSRYVWSIYNFTDSATLYFRPNGSEQFRRVQASSWQEADKRPFPARSLSFPFVLEAGQRAVLYLRVDHRAGALYLPTYIETTEQFLASEVEAPFERYWIWLLGFYVSSALFNLVLFTFLRDRIHIWYVAYVVCITLFLLMEDGFDAWVLPAGLYRLVWTVGQFNFLLLAAACGVQIMQSFLGLRASWPRLYRVGNWLAGLAAVFVLVYALLFPRAVQAGPTFPTILNGLREVLLGALAMYSWVTLLGVLLSRRRRQLGAYYALTYSFFFVGFMLFWLNHLGLTNFNLVRPNALAWGLVLELLVLSGLLTGRFRHTLRQNEKLRIRQLRQRNAQSARLIAAQEEERAQLARELHDALGPNLAALHMAWQGPAMREALSTSPAAAAVGQHTELLLRHLRDEVRTYSHTLLPTEPGLGTLSESVAALGKLHNLHGSPAVRTYCDATVDELPAPVQQTAYRIGAELLNNAIRHSRATEISVQMLRHSQELEIMVEDNGRGFTEPPPNGGIGLRGVRARADYLRGQLYIDSSPQGSSIVVRIPC